The genomic segment ATCGCGACTGCCGCCTTGCTCCTATCCGTGTCGTTAGCCGCTGCCGGCTGTACGAATCACGATAAAAATGCCGATCCTTCTTCCTCCTCTTCTCAGTCGCCCCAAGCCACGCAGACGGAGTCCGCTTCCGCGACGGCGACGGCAACAGCGCCACACTCGCCGTCGGCGAGCGATGCCGCCCCTTCGGCGTCCGGCTCCGCTCCGGCGTCCAGTCCCGCCTCCTCCACCGGCGAAGCTGCCGACGCCTTCGGCTTCCTGATCAGCCTGCCTTCGGGCAACGCGTTCAAGCCGTTCATGCAAATTAGCGAACAGAACGCCAAAAAGGTTGACGCCGTGCTGGACGATGCCGACTGGGAAAAAAAGGAGAGCATTTCCATGCCGACCGCCCCTTCGTACAGGCTGTCGGCGCTGGCCGGCGACCGCGAGACGGACGTCTATTATGTGTGGGCCGACGATGCCGGCGCCTACGAGCTCGTGAAGAAAAACGACAGCAGCTATGTCAAGCTGTCCAAGAAAGACAGCGAATCGCTCGCAAAGCTGCTGCCGTACGACTAAGCCCGAACGCGCCTCGCGTCCGACCGAACCGCCCGCAAGGGCCGGCTCGGTCCTTTTATTTTGGGAAAATCGCCCGTCGCGGTACAATAGGAGAAATCGGAAGGAGGAATCGATATGCGCACGATCGTCAGCCTGTTCGGGTTCGATCCCGAGCAGGAGAGGCGGATACAAGCCGCAGCCCCCGGCTGCAACGTCATCTTCGGCAAACCGGCGGACCTGGACCTCGGCCTGCTTGAGGAGGCGGAGGTGCTGTGCGGGTGGTGGAAGGCAGCCTGGGAAAAGGGCGCCGGAACCCCGGGCAAGCTGAAATGGGTACAGACAGGCTCCGCCGGCGTCGACAATCTGCCCCTGGGCGAGCTCGAAGCGCGCGGCGTCGTGCTGACGACCGCGAGCGGCGTACATCCGGTGCCGATGACCGAGACGGTATTTGCGATGCTGCTGGCCTTCACCCGCAAGCTGCACCATGCGGTACGCAATCAGACGGCGCGCAAATGGGCGCGTTCCGAAGGCTACGGCGAGCTCCGCGGCCTTACGCTTGCCGTCATCGGCGCGGGCGAGATCGGCGCGGAGGTCGCGCGCATCGCGCAGGCGTTCGGCATGCGGACCTTAGGCGTTCGGCGCAGCGGGCGCCCCGCCCCTCACATAGACGACATGCATACGCCGGAGCGGCTGGACGACGTGCTGGCCGAGAGCGACGTCGTCGTTAACGTATTACCGCATACCGCGGAGACCGTTCGCCTGTTCGATGCGGGACGGTTCGGCGCGATGAAGCCGTCCGCCCTCTTCATCAACATCGGCCGCGGCACGGCGGTCGATACGGACGCCTTGACCGAAGCGCTGCGCAGCGGCGCGATCGCCGGCGCGGGACTCGACGTCGTCGAACCGGAACCCCTCCCTGCGGAGCATCCGCTCTGGGCGATGGACAACGTCATCATCACGCCACACATCGGCGGCGCGACCAAGGCGTACAAAGCGCGCATGACGGATCTGTTCGTGGAAAATCTGCAAGCCTATTTATCTAAGGGCACGCCGGCGCGGAATATCGTAGATTACGCAAGAAGCTATTAACCTTCGCGCGCGGAAAAAACGCCCGCCTTTCCGCATTAGCGGATCGGCGGGCGTTTCAGTTTCAGATCTTATTTCCTGTTAGCTCAGCGAAAAATCGTCCAGGTAGAACGTACCGTTCAATCCCGTACCGCTGCCGTCCGTGACTTTCATGTAAACGCTACAGCTTCCCGTCTGCCTCGGCGCGTAGCGCACCGCCCGAGGCTTGACCCGGCGCGAGTGAGATTCCGCCGAAGGCGGCGACCAGCGTAAGAACCGCGATGAGGCAGACTTTTCAGACTTTAGCGTAGTTCACTTGTCATTTTCCTCCTCTACGTGCGGATAGGTGCCTTGCAAGCGATGCCTGTCTAATATTCGTTCACGCCACCAAAATCTGTAAGCGCTTCCCCCCCTTTCGCCGGCTGGATGATTTTCGACGGCTCCTCGCGTGCTGCGCGCATCGGGCGCTTCAACCGTCTTGACTTCATTTTTCACCCGCGGACCCGGTTCCGGCAACCCGACAGATCTCACTTTTCACCCTTCAAATCCGTCTTTCTTATGCAAGAACGTCGGGCAGCGCGCGCAAAACAGCGAAAAAGCCGTCCCGGGCCGGAACGGCTTGCCGCCGGAAATGGCTATGCCGAGATCGGCGGTTTTTTATTCGGGCCTGACGCCTTCCGCCGCAAGCATATACAACCTAATCGAGATCGCCTCCTCGGCTGCCCAATGTCTGTACTCGGATTCCGCGCGCTTCCACGCTTTCGGATCGCCGTAACCGTCTCTCGCCATCTGAGGCCCCCGGCTGGCCGCCGTATCCGCCCAGATGGAAGCTCTCGCCTCGAAGTCCGGTAGTCCCCGCCGCATCTCCTCATGCTGAGGGAAGACGCGGATGTCCCGCAAGCCTGCGTCTCCCATCCAAGCGGACAGCCGATCCGCGACCGCATTGTCCAAGCCCTTGTCCGACCGCCACTTCAAGTATGCAGCGTAAAACTCTTTCATGCTGTCGGGCGGTTCCGGGGACCATTCGATTTTGTCATGATTATAATCCGCGACCAGCACGGTGCCGCCCGGCCGTACTGCACCTGCCAGACTCGCCATACCGGCTCCCGGATCCGGCAGCCAGACGAGCAGGCGGGACGCGGCGACGATGTCGAACGTTTGGTCCGCTGGCAAGCTGCCGACATCCGAGACGTCAAACGTCAAGCCCGGCGTGCCGGCGTGCTTGGCGCGCGCCTCAGCGATTAAAGCCGCATTGCTGTCGACGCCGACGGTCCGGCCCCGCGGCC from the Cohnella hashimotonis genome contains:
- a CDS encoding D-2-hydroxyacid dehydrogenase — protein: MRTIVSLFGFDPEQERRIQAAAPGCNVIFGKPADLDLGLLEEAEVLCGWWKAAWEKGAGTPGKLKWVQTGSAGVDNLPLGELEARGVVLTTASGVHPVPMTETVFAMLLAFTRKLHHAVRNQTARKWARSEGYGELRGLTLAVIGAGEIGAEVARIAQAFGMRTLGVRRSGRPAPHIDDMHTPERLDDVLAESDVVVNVLPHTAETVRLFDAGRFGAMKPSALFINIGRGTAVDTDALTEALRSGAIAGAGLDVVEPEPLPAEHPLWAMDNVIITPHIGGATKAYKARMTDLFVENLQAYLSKGTPARNIVDYARSY
- a CDS encoding class I SAM-dependent methyltransferase → MTKDKTDIGSKTALNGKLKNVLNARTLADSFPLLAQRMKTGLRVLDVGCGTGAITRGIAEAVGPRGRTVGVDSNAALIAEARAKHAGTPGLTFDVSDVGSLPADQTFDIVAASRLLVWLPDPGAGMASLAGAVRPGGTVLVADYNHDKIEWSPEPPDSMKEFYAAYLKWRSDKGLDNAVADRLSAWMGDAGLRDIRVFPQHEEMRRGLPDFEARASIWADTAASRGPQMARDGYGDPKAWKRAESEYRHWAAEEAISIRLYMLAAEGVRPE